A stretch of Leptospira perdikensis DNA encodes these proteins:
- a CDS encoding dual specificity protein phosphatase family protein has product MSKTERIYIAGPMFNPSEIAELTAISNHLESIGYKTFLPPRDGLEIAELFKEIPKARDIVPEEEQGWATYYLKSAIFAIDVYNVLERCDGVVLNLNGRVPDEGGIVEATLAFTAGKPVVFYKTDYRTKLFGEDNLMITGLARSVPYATRLDDLGQALELSFDILRRRGGLGGPIPTSTKIWVEIGKQVFDFLAQLRGSEGYKKGKINQIDIIHQIIGILARSNSLESPAIVETAVPDEVVDGLFISGLQASLNKNELRRIGITHILSLGSFLDDPHKGEFNHKSFRIMDNKSEALSGILPECLEFIQEGRKTGKVLVHCLSGVSRSAAIVTAYLTKTDGKSVDESMQFLKTKRKVVNINEGFQEQLRALALK; this is encoded by the coding sequence ATGAGCAAAACGGAAAGAATTTATATCGCAGGCCCAATGTTCAATCCATCTGAAATCGCGGAATTGACTGCAATCTCGAATCATTTGGAATCTATTGGTTATAAAACATTTCTTCCTCCAAGAGACGGATTAGAAATTGCTGAACTATTCAAAGAAATCCCCAAAGCAAGAGATATTGTACCGGAAGAGGAACAGGGATGGGCTACTTACTATCTTAAATCAGCCATTTTTGCAATTGATGTTTATAATGTTTTAGAGAGATGTGATGGCGTTGTATTGAACTTAAATGGAAGAGTACCTGATGAAGGCGGAATTGTAGAAGCAACTCTTGCCTTTACTGCCGGGAAACCTGTTGTGTTTTATAAGACGGATTATCGAACGAAACTCTTCGGAGAAGACAATTTGATGATCACAGGATTAGCAAGAAGTGTTCCTTATGCTACACGTTTGGATGATTTGGGTCAAGCATTAGAGCTTAGTTTTGATATCCTCCGTAGAAGAGGAGGATTAGGTGGGCCGATACCTACTTCTACAAAAATTTGGGTAGAAATAGGCAAACAAGTTTTCGATTTCCTAGCTCAACTGCGAGGATCAGAGGGTTACAAAAAAGGAAAAATCAATCAAATCGACATTATCCATCAAATCATCGGTATCCTCGCAAGAAGTAATTCATTAGAAAGTCCAGCGATTGTGGAGACCGCAGTACCTGATGAAGTAGTCGATGGATTGTTTATCAGTGGTTTACAGGCTTCTTTAAATAAGAATGAGCTGAGACGAATCGGGATTACACATATATTATCGTTGGGATCCTTTCTCGATGACCCTCATAAAGGAGAATTTAATCACAAGTCTTTCCGTATCATGGATAATAAATCAGAGGCATTATCAGGAATACTTCCAGAATGTCTCGAATTCATACAAGAAGGTAGGAAAACCGGAAAAGTTCTTGTCCACTGTCTTTCAGGTGTCTCTAGGAGTGCTGCAATCGTGACTGCTTACCTTACAAAGACTGACGGCAAATCTGTGGATGAGTCCATGCAATTCTTAAAAACAAAAAGGAAAGTAGTTAATATCAACGAGGGTTTCCAGGAACAACTACGCGCGTTAGCTCTAAAATAA